A single region of the Leisingera thetidis genome encodes:
- a CDS encoding mandelate racemase/muconate lactonizing enzyme family protein, translated as MKIIRISLWHVPLTSHTAYHMAEGKTCGTVETVVLALDTDTGLTGWGEVCPIPHYLPAYARGVVPAVEEMAPVLLGADPVGPEAVMAGLDRWLQGHAYAKSAIDIALWDLTAQAADLPLHALLGGQRQADMPLYHSITCVAPEEMARIACEAQETGIAQFQVKLGADRDWQADAARLRMVREAVGDGPLVYGDWNCGASSLDASRAGRAVADLDIMLEQPCATIEDCARVRAACGLPMKLDENAHDTASLLAGHAAGVMDAVAIKLSKFGGLSAARRARDLCLHLGAKMCIEDTWGSDITTAALLHLGAATDPLRLMNVCDLSAYVSPRLAPDGPERRNGRIAPPQGPGLGVRPDRESLGAPAAVIS; from the coding sequence ATGAAGATCATCCGGATTTCGCTGTGGCATGTGCCGCTGACCAGCCACACCGCCTATCACATGGCCGAGGGCAAGACCTGCGGCACGGTCGAAACCGTCGTGCTGGCGCTGGACACCGATACCGGGCTCACCGGCTGGGGCGAGGTCTGCCCGATCCCGCATTACCTGCCCGCCTATGCCCGTGGCGTGGTGCCGGCTGTCGAGGAAATGGCGCCGGTGCTGCTGGGTGCTGACCCGGTGGGGCCGGAGGCGGTGATGGCCGGGCTCGACCGCTGGCTGCAAGGGCACGCTTACGCCAAGTCCGCCATCGACATCGCCCTGTGGGACCTGACTGCCCAGGCAGCGGACCTGCCGCTTCATGCGCTGCTGGGCGGGCAGCGGCAGGCGGACATGCCGCTTTATCACTCGATCACCTGTGTCGCACCGGAGGAGATGGCGCGCATCGCCTGCGAGGCGCAGGAGACCGGCATCGCCCAGTTCCAGGTGAAACTGGGCGCGGACCGCGACTGGCAGGCCGATGCGGCGCGGCTGCGGATGGTGCGCGAGGCGGTCGGGGACGGACCGCTGGTCTATGGCGACTGGAACTGCGGCGCCTCCTCGCTGGATGCCTCGCGCGCGGGCCGGGCGGTGGCGGATCTGGACATCATGCTGGAACAGCCCTGCGCCACCATCGAGGATTGCGCGCGGGTGCGCGCGGCCTGCGGGCTGCCGATGAAACTGGATGAAAACGCGCATGATACGGCATCTCTGCTGGCAGGCCATGCGGCGGGGGTAATGGATGCGGTGGCCATCAAACTGTCGAAATTCGGCGGCCTGTCGGCGGCGCGCCGGGCGCGGGACCTGTGCCTGCATCTGGGTGCGAAGATGTGCATCGAGGATACCTGGGGCTCCGACATCACCACCGCCGCCCTGCTGCATCTGGGTGCGGCCACCGACCCGCTGCGTCTGATGAACGTCTGCGACCTGTCCGCCTATGTCAGCCCGCGGCTGGCGCCGGACGGGCCGGAGCGGCGCAACGGCCGTATCGCACCGCCCCAAGGTCCCGGCCTCGGCGTGCGGCCGGACCGCGAGAGCCTTGGCGCGCCCGCAGCCGTGATCAGCTGA
- a CDS encoding aspartate aminotransferase family protein: MEKILTQAEWTDRARAVLPAGGFGNFDPGIVIREGKGSRVWDEDGKEYIDYLIGSGPMMLGHGHPEVMEAVLEQLPKGMTFFANNARGIELAEEICRAVPCSEQLRYVSTGGEADMYAIRLARAFTGRTKIVKFEGGYHGMSAEAQMSLAPVKRVNFPQAVPDSAGIPPSVAAEVLVAPFNDFEYIKQLMAEHGHEIAAIIAEPLQRIVPPLPGFLELLRAETRTHGSLLIFDEVVTGFRFAYGGAQELYGVTPDLATLGKVIGGGFPLAAIAGHADIMRHFDKTQAGADGWLMQLGTLSGNPVAAVAGLKTMEVLRREGAYEQLNGTGKRLMQATSAALEDAGVPFQIVGEPALFEVVFTGAKVRDYRGTQSGNAERTRRYNAVLREEGIFKSPGKTYPSLALAEEDLQQTEAAIRKAAMALD; this comes from the coding sequence ATGGAAAAGATCCTCACCCAGGCAGAATGGACAGACCGCGCCCGCGCAGTGCTGCCCGCCGGCGGTTTCGGCAATTTCGACCCCGGCATTGTCATCCGCGAGGGCAAGGGCTCGCGCGTGTGGGACGAAGACGGCAAGGAGTATATCGACTACCTGATTGGTTCCGGCCCGATGATGCTGGGGCATGGCCATCCCGAGGTGATGGAAGCCGTGCTGGAGCAGCTGCCCAAGGGCATGACCTTCTTTGCCAATAACGCCCGCGGGATCGAGCTGGCCGAGGAAATCTGCCGCGCCGTTCCGTGCAGCGAGCAGCTGCGTTACGTCTCTACCGGCGGCGAGGCGGATATGTATGCGATCCGGCTGGCCCGCGCCTTTACCGGGCGCACGAAGATCGTGAAGTTCGAGGGCGGCTATCACGGCATGTCGGCAGAAGCGCAGATGAGCCTGGCACCGGTCAAGCGGGTGAATTTTCCGCAGGCGGTGCCGGACAGCGCGGGCATCCCGCCGTCGGTGGCGGCCGAGGTGCTGGTGGCGCCGTTCAATGATTTTGAATACATCAAGCAGCTGATGGCAGAGCACGGGCACGAGATCGCCGCGATCATAGCCGAGCCGCTGCAGCGGATCGTGCCGCCGCTGCCGGGCTTCCTGGAACTGCTGCGCGCGGAAACCCGGACACATGGCAGCCTCCTGATCTTCGACGAGGTGGTGACGGGCTTCCGCTTCGCCTATGGCGGCGCGCAGGAACTGTACGGCGTGACCCCTGACCTGGCGACGCTGGGCAAGGTGATCGGCGGCGGCTTCCCGCTGGCGGCCATCGCGGGCCATGCGGATATCATGCGGCATTTCGACAAGACCCAGGCGGGCGCCGATGGCTGGCTGATGCAGTTGGGGACGCTGTCGGGCAATCCGGTGGCGGCTGTTGCGGGCCTCAAGACGATGGAGGTGCTGCGCCGCGAGGGCGCCTATGAACAGCTGAACGGCACCGGCAAGCGGCTGATGCAGGCGACCAGCGCCGCGTTGGAAGACGCCGGGGTGCCGTTCCAGATCGTTGGCGAGCCTGCACTGTTCGAGGTGGTATTTACCGGCGCCAAGGTGCGGGACTACCGCGGCACCCAATCGGGCAATGCGGAGCGTACCAGGCGTTACAACGCAGTGCTCCGCGAGGAAGGCATCTTCAAGTCGCCGGGCAAGACCTATCCGAGCCTGGCGCTGGCCGAAGAAGACCTGCAGCAGACCGAGGCGGCAATCCGCAAAGCCGCGATGGCCCTGGACTGA
- a CDS encoding RidA family protein has translation MSEITRNHTTQRMSQIVSHGGTVYLAGQVGTAGASVAQQTQDCLEKIDALLAEAGSDKTRILQTVIWLADMKDFAEMNAVWDAWVPEGHAPARACGEAKLAREDFLVELIVTAATG, from the coding sequence ATGTCCGAAATTACCCGTAACCACACCACCCAGCGCATGAGCCAGATCGTCAGCCATGGCGGTACTGTCTACCTGGCGGGCCAGGTCGGCACCGCCGGTGCCAGCGTGGCGCAGCAGACCCAGGACTGCCTGGAAAAGATCGATGCCCTGCTGGCAGAGGCCGGCAGCGACAAGACCCGCATTCTGCAGACGGTGATCTGGCTCGCTGACATGAAGGATTTTGCCGAAATGAACGCGGTCTGGGACGCCTGGGTGCCCGAGGGCCACGCGCCTGCGCGGGCCTGCGGCGAGGCGAAGCTGGCGCGCGAGGATTTCCTCGTCGAACTTATCGTTACTGCCGCCACGGGCTAA